The window GTCGACTCCGCCACCGGCGCCGCGGTGCAGGGCCATCCGGGGGAGGCATTGGCGTTGGCGGCCAACGCGCTGGCCAAGCGGCAGCTGGCGTTGGAGCCGGGCTGGGTGGTGTTAACAGGCGGCATGACCGACGCCGTGTTCGTCGAACCGGGCAGTCACGTCAGCGCCGACTTTTCCAACCTGGGCTCGGTCACGTTGAGGTGTCAGTGATGCCGTTGGTGGAGATCACGCTCGCCGAGGGGCGTCGTCCTGAGCAGATCCGGGCGCTGCTTGCTGAGGTGCACTCTGCGGTGCACCGGGCGATCGGCGCGCCGGAGGCCAATATCCGGGTGGTGGTGCGCGAAGTCCCGGCCACCCACTGGTCGGCCGGTGGGGTGACCCTGGCCGAACGCGCGGCGACAGCGAAGGAGACGAAACCGTGACGGAGTTTTTCGGGCACATCATCGACGGGGCGGAGGTCAAGTCGGCCTCGGATGCGACGTTCGCCTCCATCGACCCCTACACCCGCCAGCAGTGGGCCGAGATCGCTTTGGGTGACGCCACGGATGCCGCCCGCGCGGTGGCCGCGGCGCGGCGTGCCTTCGACGAAGGACCGTGGCCGCGGCTGGGATACGGCGAGCGCGGCCGCATCCTGCACCGGTTG is drawn from Candidatus Mycolicibacterium alkanivorans and contains these coding sequences:
- a CDS encoding 2-hydroxymuconate tautomerase produces the protein MPLVEITLAEGRRPEQIRALLAEVHSAVHRAIGAPEANIRVVVREVPATHWSAGGVTLAERAATAKETKP